In Melitaea cinxia chromosome 4, ilMelCinx1.1, whole genome shotgun sequence, a single genomic region encodes these proteins:
- the LOC123669970 gene encoding organic cation transporter protein-like, whose product MDFICLREGANSSKNVCPCDNPLWDRSVFTETTQTKFGLYCESIWLISFSQSMMYIGLLIGALLFGILSDRYGRLSMFTLSCLILSVSGCLVSFMPTLSSHTFMRSIEGIGAGGAIITAYVLCIEYCGLRYREIVTAFFHVPINISHMTLPGISYSLRNCDAFQLAISIPVVFYVSLRWLIMESPKWLMDNDHIDEAVRVMEKFASFNGISCENIRAQIEEYHTQRSTKARRQIKFWQIFKHKKIAMNLFYMSVIYFLCGMGYYGVSQYIGKMSGDIHANVAISGALLLPGTIAAIFLLKLLNRRTFLISTIFLSGVFMIVTICVPFHLNLIRVVIACICNCFFFMSFLIGFLFAVELFPTPVRNSVLGFLSVSSRVGQIIAPLINSLPENISGAVFGVFALSGTVFCYLLPETKDTELPSSLDDTKTLTRRRTTHAANVAIT is encoded by the exons ATGGACTTCATCTGTTTGCGAGAGGGAGCGAATTCGTCAAAGAATGTATGCCCCTGCGACAACCCGCTATGGGACAGAAGCGTGTTTACTGAAACAACGCAAACTAAATTCGGATTATACTGCGAAAGCATTTGGCTAATTAGCTTTTCACAAAGCATGATGTATATTGGCTTGTTGATCGGAGCTCTGCTCTTTGGAATCTTGTCAGACAG gTACGGTCGCCTATCTATGTTCACTTTAAGCTGTCTCATTTTATCTGTATCTGGATGCTTAGTCAGTTTCATGCCTACTTTATCTTCTCATACTTTTATGCGCAGTATTGAAGGCATTGGTGCAGGAGGTGCCATAATCACAGCTTATGTTCTTTGTATCGAATATTGCGGCTTGAGGTACCGAGAAATTGTAACGGCATTCTTTCATGTACCAATTAACATCAGCCATATGACTTTACCTGGAATATCATATTCATTACGCAACTGCGATGCGTTTCAACTGGCAATATCGATTCCTGTTGTATTTTATGTTAGTTTGAGATGGTTGATAATGGAATCACCGAAATGGTTAATGGACAACGACCACATTGATGAAGCGGTTAGAGTTATGGAAAAATTTGCGTCATT cAACGGAATATCTTGTGAAAACATCAGAGCACAAATCGAAGAGTATCACACCCAACGTTCAACAAAAGCGCGGCGGCAGATTAAGTTTTGGCAGAtattcaaacacaaaaaaatagccATGAATCTTTTTTATATGTCCGTGATATATTTCCTTTGCGGTATGGGCTATTATGGTGTGTCTCAATATATTGGCAAAATGAGTGGAGATATTCATGCAAACGTAGCGATTTCTGGTGCCTTGTTACTGCCAGGAACAATAGCagcaatatttttacttaaactcTTAAACAGAAGGACATTTTTGATATCGACTATCTTTTTATCTGGTGTGTTTATGATTGTAACGATTTGTGTACCGTTCCATTTAAACTTAATCAGAGTTGTGATTGCGTGtatatgtaattgttttttctttatgtcATTTTTGATAGGTTTTCTTTTTGCTGTTGAATTGTTCCCTACACCTGTTAGAAATTCTGTACTCGGTTTTTTATCAGTTTCATCAAGAGTGGGTCAAATCATAGCTCCTCTTATAAATTCTTTACCTGAAAATATATCTGGTGCTGTGTTTGGAGTATTTGCTTTGAGCGGAacagttttttgttatttgctaCCTGAAACTAAAGATACTGAATTACCTTCATCGTTGGACGATACAAAAACACTAACTCGAAGAAGAACTACTCATGCAGCCAATGTCGCAATAAcgtga